A segment of the Vagococcus hydrophili genome:
TTGGTGTCGCTAAAATAGTCATTTCACAGTTTTCGAAATTTGGTAACACATTTTTAACCAATCCTTGTGGTGGAATCAAGGCAAAATTGCCTCTTTCCACGATTGATCTTGATGCTAATAAATCATTTGGATAACCTAATTCATTTGTACGATAACCCATTACTAATACCTCTTTCTATTTTCTATTCTTCGTAAGCCAATTTATATAGTGAAGCTATTAACGCTTTAATCCCTTCAACTAAATCTTCTGTTTTTGTTGCTTCTGCTGGATTATGACTAATACCCCCAACACTTGGTACAAATAACATCGCTGTTGGTACTTGTGGTGCAAATATTTGCGAGTCGTGACCAGCACCACTGTGCATCGTTGTATAATTCAAGCTTTTTTCCTGACAAGCTTCTTCTAATATTTTTACTATTTTTTCAGACATTGGTACTGGCTTTTCATCCATCCAATTATCAATATCTATTTCCAGTTCTAAATCCTTTGCTATTTTTCTAAATAAACTTTCCATTTCCTTTGTAAAATCACCAAGTACCTGGCCATCTGTATGACGACAATCCATGGTAAAGAACGTTTCTCCCGGCACAACGTTTACTGTATTGGGTTTCACATCAATATGTCCAAACGTTAAAACTAAGGGATCGCCCAGTTCTTTCGCTTGATCAATACTTTCAGAAATCATTTTACTCATTCCATAAACCGTATCATGTCTGAAGCCCATTGGTGTTGTCCCTGCATGATTTGCTTGACCTTTCAGCGTGATATCATACCTTTTTTGTCCAACAATACTATTAACCACAGCGACCTGTTTTCCAGTTTTTTCAAGGACATTACCTTGTTCAATATGAATTTCAACAAACGCTTTGATATCTTCTCTAATTTTTTCATTTTCATCTCTAAAATTAAACCCAGCTTGATTCATCGCATCTTTAAATAAAATTCCTTTTGTGTCTTCTGCATAAAGAACATCATTTTTATCTGCTAAACCGAATATGTTTTTACTACCCCAAAATGCGTAAGGGAATCGACTGCCTTCTTCTTCTGCCATAGCAACTACTTCTAAGTTTCTAAGTGGTTGACCATACTGCTCTTTTAACATTTTAATAGCTAAATAAGAGGCTATTATACCAAATTGACCATCTAACGCCCCACCATTTACAACAGTGTCAACATGAGATCCTGTCATAATAGTTTCTTTAGGGTATTTAGATCCTTCTAATTTACCAAATAAATTCCCTACACTATCAAATGAAGCGGATAATCCTGTTTCCTCAAATTTATTTTTCAAGCTGTTTTGAGCTTCAATCCAAGCTAAATCATACAACAATCTTGTTGTTCCACCTTTTGGATCCAGTCCGATAGAAGATAACCAATTCACATGTTTTTCTATCTCTTTGTACAAATCTGTCAACACGAACACATCCTTAATCGTTTATATATTAAAATTGTAAGCCTTTACTAACATTCTTTCATTGGTCATCTTCACAAATTGTACTTCCATTTTGTGCACTTCAACCAACTCAGATAAATATTAACTAATTACAGTTTTTTCTTTTGATTTATTCGTTACAAAAAAGATCGTTGTTCCAATAATTAGAATGACAATCGCTATATAGAAGGCATTAATTTTAGAACCAGTTGCATCTGAAATTACACCTGTCAAAGAGGGTGCAATCACTGAAGAGCTCATGCCTAAAAAATTAAATACTCCCAGTGTTGTTGCTAAACCTTTTCTTGGTATTTGCTCTCCTAACCAAGAAATAATAATCGGCTCTACCACTACTTTCCCAAAAAAACCATATAATACTAAGCCTAGCATCAACATATTTTTATTAGTAGACATAACAGCTAAATACAAGGATGCTGTCGCTACAATTTCAAGAAATACAGCAATTTCAACCTTTTTATTAACATGTTTATCTGCTATTCGACTAAATATTAAGGCACCTGGTACTGAAGTAACAAAAATCAATGAGGAAGCCAAACCAATCGTCGCTCCTTCAAAACCTCTTTCTGTTTCCAAAAAATTAGGTAACCATGTATTCACTAAATAATAAGCATAACAAGTAGCAAAATAGATTGAATAAGCTCCTATCATTTTGGGTATAAATAACCTTTTCAGTGTTACTTTCTTTTCTATATCTCCACTAATTACAGTATCCTCTTGTTTTTTAGGTTGCTCTTTTTTAATAAAAACAAAAAATACAACTGTCATCAATAAAATTGTAACAAATGACGTCCACTCTACATATTGCCAAGGAAGTCCCAATTGAGATACAAAATAACTGGAGGCTATCATACCAATACCACTACCTATTGCTGTTCCACAATTTACAACAGCTGTTGCAACACTTCGATATTTAAGAGGTACATATTCATTAGTTAAAGAAAAAGCAACACCATAAAAAGTACCGCTACCTATTCCTGCTAAAACATTTCCTACATACATCATTTCCAAACTTTTAGAAGATGCTAAAATTAATGTCCCAACTGCAAACAATAAAAAGCCAGGAATTAATACTGTTTTCTTTCCATACTTATCAACTAAAATCCCCGAAGGAATTTGCATTAATACATAGCCCAAGAAGTAAAAACTTGAAATAGCTCCTATTTTTGCATCACCTACTCCACCAAAAAAGTCACTTAATTGTGGATAAATAGGTGTTAACGCCGTTCGATTTAACCAAACAACAATCCATCCAAAAGTTAAAACGATGACTATTTGTTTCCAATAATTATTCTTTAGTTTCTCATTCACATTATCTCTCCTCATTACTATCATTGCTTATCTTATTAATTATAGTGTGTTTTTTCCTCATTTTCATTAGCTGATTTTTGCAAAGTTGATAGCTTCTTTGGTCAAAATGAACGAAAATTCATATTAAATGAATAAAAAGAAGCTGGCGACACGTTCAGCTTCTCTTCTTAGTTATTATTTTTTTATGAACACACCAACGGCATCTTCAGAAACACCTGTTTCTTTAGAATAGATTGTTTGACCTCTTAAAACAGTCTTAACAACTTGCGCTCCAATTTCACGACCAATATAAGGACTAATTTTATTTAAATATTCTAGATCCTCTGCTTTTAACACATAAGAGTCATTAGGCGAAATGAATACAAAATCTGCATCTTTTCCAATAGAGATACTTCCTTTTGAGTTTAAGCCAAATCTTTCAGCTGGATTCGTTGCAATCATCTCAGCGAATTTTTTTAATGACATACCACGTTTTTGGACACCTTCATCAAATAATACATCCACATTATTTTGAACCCCTGGAATGCCTCCCCAAGCTTCAAAAGCATTTTCTTTATCCTTTAAATCTGGTGTACAAGGAGAATGGTCAGATGTCACAAATGAAATTTCACCTGTCATTACTTTTTCCCACAAACCATTTTGAACTGCTTTATCTCTAATTGGTGGTGAACATTTAACAATCGGTCCAATACTATCTAACTCGTTAGTTTCAAAATATAGGTAATGTGTACATGTCTCACACGTAACATCCACACCTTCTTGACGAGCTTTTGTCACTTCATCCACACCTTCTGGACAAGCCACATGACAAATATGAATGCGACAACCCGTTTCTTTAGCTAACAGAATAGCTCGGCGTATTGGTTCGACTTCTGTAAAAACTGGTCTTGTTTCAACATATGCTTTTAACGTTGTTTCACCATTTTGATAGGCTATTTCACCTAGTTTATCTGTGATTCCTGCATTTTCAGCGTGAATCGCGAGAACTTTACCCGTTTTAGCAATTTGTTTCATTCCTTCATAAAGTGAATAATCATCCACATTCATAAAGTCGCCTTCAATCGTCCGATCCCCACAAGTTGCCATAAAGGCCTTATACGCTGCAACACCTCCGTCATTTAATTCTTGAATCCCACCATCTAAATTATATGGCACCAAACCACCAAATGATCCCACATCTGACATTAACTTACCTTCGCCCGCAGCGAACTTAATTTCTAGTGATTCTTTATTCACTGTTGCTGGTACCTGATTTAACGGCATCTCCATAAACGAAGTTACACCACCTTTAGCACAAGATCTCGTTCCTGTCACATAACCTTCCCAGAAATCACGGAATCCACCTCCTGGATCAGTAATATGAACATGAGCATCTACCATACCTGGACTAACGATTAACCCTTTCGCATCTATCACTTCTTTAGATTCACCTAAATTTTCTCCAATTGCTACAATTTTACCATCTGTTACCGCGACTTCAGTAGTAACTTCACCCTCATTAAGAATAACTAAACCATTTTTTATCAATAAATCAAAACTCATACTAATTTCCTCCTAAATTGAATTTATTTTAATTTTTTTAATCCTAAATATATGATAAATGATAAGCCAGCCCCAACAATAAATGACAGGCTAGAAATAATACTTAAACTCGGTATAAATTGTCCTAACATTGAAACAATTAATGCAATGATAGTTGCTATGTACGCTTCTTTATTAATTCCTTTGTATTGATTGTCTTTATTATCTTTGATTGGATCCATATAAAGTTCATTTAAATCTATTTCCTCTTTAAGGATAAAGAAATATTGAGCTAACATAACACCTGCCACAGGTCCTAATACTGCCCCGATCATATTTAAGAAAGCAAAAATACTATCCGAATTTTCCATTAACTTCCAAGGCATAATAATATAACTTATTACTGCCGCAATAATAACACCTTTACGATAGTTAATTTTCTTTGGAAAAAGAGCTGATAATTGATAGGCTGCTGGTACTATATTACCTGTTGCATTGGTTGAAATCGTTGTCATTAATAAAACAATAATCGCTAATAACATTGCTGGTAAATTATCCCATTTATCTACAATATTTAACACATTCCACTCTTGTACACCATAATGAATAGAGCCACCAATCAAAATTGAAATACTTGAAAAAGCGAAAATTGCATACCCCACTAACATGCTTGCTGTTTGACCAATTCTTTGATCTTTTGTTGATTTTGCATTTTGAGTAAAATCAGATACACTAGAACCTGGTCCTGCCCAAACTGCTAGAACAGAATTAATAATCATAAAATAAACTAGAATTGGAGAATGGTTTTGAACTTGATTTCCCGTTGGTGTAAAATTTAAAATATTTCCAATTCCTCCACCCACGTTAATTGCCCAAATGGTCATTCCTATAAAAACAACGTAAATCAAAGGATTTAAAATTGCTGTGAATTTATTTAACGCTGCTCCGCCACCTAATCCTATTAAGAGATTTATTGCCCAAAAAATAGTGAAAGCAATTAAACCAGGTAAACTAATACCAAAAAAATTAAAGTCACCACCAAGCACTAAAAATCCAGGCCATAATTTTCCTATTAAAATGAGCAATGCTAATGATGCTGTATAATTCTGTAACCCAAACCAAGCAATTGCTGCCACTCCACCCCTTAGGAATCCAGGTAATTTTGCACCAACATCTCCGTAAACTGATCTTAAGTGCATTGAGAAAGGAATTCCATATTTAGAACCGGCCTTACCATTTAAAACCATTAATGCTGAAACGGCTAGTCCACTAATTATTAAAGCAATCATTATATTAATCGGTGAAAGGCCTAAAAATAGAAAACCTCCTACTGCAGTATAATTAGGGATATTATGAATAGAGCCCATCCATAAAGTAAAGTAATTCTTAGCACTCATATTCCTTTTATCTTCAGTTTTTGGTAATAAATCTTCATTATATCCTCTCTCTCGGATCAAATCTACTTGTTCCCTCGTTACCGATATATCTTTGTTCGACATCGGAATATCCCCTGATTCGCTTCCATATTGCCCTCCTTAGATGTTATATCAGCTGCTGATATCCTTATATTACACAAAGTGTAAAACGGTTACATTGTCTCAATTTTACAATTTCCAGTTTTTGTTTGTGCATTTTAAACAACTCTCTTATTAACTCTACACTCTAATATACATAAGAGTTAATAAACTTTCATTTCAAACGTTTGTCATTTTAATTTCTATTTTGTCTATTTAATACAACCAGATTTTTTTGTGAAACACAAAAAAGCGAAGAGATTCTCATCTCTTCGCTTTAAAATAGATTTATTCAGTTATTAAGCCCAGTTACCATTTCTAAAAATAGGAATGATTGTGCCGTCTTCTTTGATTCCATCAACGTTCATTTTGTCAGAACCAATCATGAAATCCACATGGTTTTGACTTCTATTCAAGCCGATTTCTTCTAATTGTTTTTCATCCATCTCAACACCATCTTTAATGTTGAAGGCATAACCATTACCAATAGCTAAGTGGTTAGAAGCATTTTCATCAAATAAAGTATTGTAGAATGTAATACCTGATTGAGAAATTGGTGAAGGATCCGGAACAAGTGCTACTTCACCTAATCGCTTAGAACCTGGGTCCATATTGATTAAATGATTTAGAACGTCTTCCCCTTCTTTAGCTGTTGCTTTAACAATTTCGCCGTTTGCAAAATGGAATACCATATCGATTAACGTTGTTCCACCATAACTTAATGGTTTTGTACTTGTCACATAACCATCAGCCACGCGGCAATCAGGAGCTGTGAAGACTTCTTCTGTTGGCATATTTGCCATGAATTCTTCACCTGACGCGTTAATACTTCTAGCGCTGTCCCAAACATGATTTTTAGGCAATCCTACGGTTAAATCAGTTCCCGGAGCAGTGTAGTGAAGTTTTGTAAATTGCTCCTTATTTAACATATCTGCTTTTTCTCTAAGTAAGGCTTCATGTTCTTGCCAAGCTTGAACTGGTGAATCAGCATACACTTTTGTGGCTTTAAAGATTGCATCCCATAAAGCATCCACTTGTTCTTCTTCTGTTGCTAATTCTGGGAAGACTTTTTTCGCCCATTCAACCCCACCAGCAGCAACCACTGTCCAGCTAATTTTATTTGATTGACCTGCTTGTCTTAAATTAAACAATAATTTGCGGTCAAATTTTTGATACAAACCAACACGTTCACTTGGTACACCTGAAAGCGCATCTGGATTAGCTGAAACAACACTGATTCTTGATGCTTTTTTGTCTACCCAGTCTTGCACTTCTGCTAACTGATAGTCAGTAACTGTTTCTAAGGCAACAGCTTCTTTATGAGCCACTGTTTCTTTTAAGATTTCATCATCATTCCATCGAACTATTACTTCTTTAGCGCCCATTGCATAAGCTTTTTTAGTAATCAAACGAGCAAGTGGTGCTTGTGTCACTGAGATTTCTAAAATAACGCTGTGATTGCCACTAACATTCACACCGGTTTTAACAATTAATTCAGCATATTTGTCTAAGTAATGATTAAAATTTTCCATCTTTAAAGACTCCTTTAATAATTTTTATTTGATATTATTTTTCTTTTCATATCTACTATACATGAAATATGCTAATAGACCAAAGAAGATTGGACCCATGATTGAGAAGATTGTTTCTTTCAAGTTTCCATTCATCGCTGGGTTGATAATTGTAAAGACATTAGCAAAACCAACCACGAAAGTTACACTAAATACAGCAATTTTGTAGAACGATTTTGATTTATATATCTCAAATGGTTTATGAATATTTTCTTTTTTCTTAAATCCTAAGAAAGCTAAAGCTAAGAACATATAAGGAACGGTCATTGATACGTTAGTCATAGCTACTAAAATTTTGAAGAACTCAGTTGCACCTTCACCACCAAATGAAACTAAAAAGATAATTCCAATAACGATAGCTGCTTGTACCCACATTGCAACAATTGGCATACCATTTTCTCTTTTGCTGAAAGATTTAGGCCAAACTTCTTTTGGTGTTCCTTCAATCAATTGTTTTAATGGTGAGAAGATTAAGGTAAAGAATGCACCAGTTAAAGCTAAGAACATAGAAAGACCCATATAACGAGAAACCCACATTCCTATTGTTACAGCAGTAGCATCTGATAAATTAAGGGCTAACCCTAATTGATATCCCATGTTGTTCATGGCAACATACGCCACGTTACCTAATGTGATATCTGCTTTTGAAAACTGAGTGAAAGCAAATGTCCAGTTAGTAAATGCCCCCATAATAAAGATACCCACAGCGTAACCAACTGCGATAATAATTGCTGAAATAGTTACACCTTTAGGGAAAGTTACTTCGGCATTTTCTGTTTCATCCACTAAGCCACCCACAACTTCTAAACCACCGTAAGCAAAAATAGCAAATACTAAGAAACTAAATACCGAGATAAGTGATGTATAATCTGCATTTGGTGAATGAGTGAAGGCTGCCGCTGTTAATGGTTCAGCCATTTGACCTTTGTTAAGGCCTAAAATTAATAGACCACCTAAAATTAAGACCACATTAATTAAGGCAACTGCTGTCCCACCGATTGATGTTACTTTTTTAATTTTGTCTAAACCTTTAGATGAAACGAAGGTGATTAAAAGAATCCAAGCAATTCCTAAAAGTCCTAAACTTTGTACACCGTTTAATCCAAAAAAGCTCATTGTTTGTGTCTTATCAACACCAAAAATCCCGTTTGATAAAGGAATCCAAATCCCTGTACCAACGTTTACCATCCATACGATATATGAAGCATACCACATGAATGTTCCAACAAAAGCATACTTAGGATTGACTGATTCAGCCATCCAAGAGTAGATACCACCCTTACTATCTTTGAACGCTGCCCCAAATTCTGATAGCATAAACGCAAATGGTAAGAAGAATGTTACTGCTGCAAGAATGTACCAAATGATTGAGCCATAACCCATTAAGTAATAGGCTCTAATAATGTTGGTAAAACCGAATACTGATGTAAAGATCATGAGAATAAGTGCTTTTAGTGTTAACTTCTGTTTTTTCTCCACTTGTACCGCTCCTTTTAATTTAGTTATATAGCACACTAAATATAACACGCTTTCACGATTTAATTATTTAACATTAAAATGAAATAATCTATATTAAACCAACATCTTACGTAACTTTAATCATCCTTTCACAATGTAAGCGTTTTTTGTCATAATCTTCTCCTTTTGTCTTTTAATTTATTAAAACTACGATAGATATAAAAAAACAAGACTGACATTTTAATCAATCTTGTTTTTAATTAAAAGTTCTAATAACTTTTCTCTTTCTGCAACATCATATTTGGCTAATATTTCCGTTATTTCTTCTAAATCTTGTTTGAGCTCTATATCTTTCTGATCTTCAACAATATAATCGCTTAATCCTTCTCTCATAAATGGATGAATCCCATTTAGAAAACTTTCTGATAATCCGTATTCTTCGACAGTTTTTAATAAGTGAAGATAGACTTCTTTTTGAATCCACTTGCCCATTCCTCTATTACCAAATGCGAGCAATTTTTTTTCTCGATCTTTTCCTGATTGACTTAAGATTTCATATAACTCTTCAAAATAAGTCGTAGGTAACTTCGGTTCACTGACGCCTGAAGCCATTTGTTTTTGAATTTGAAGAGACCAAATAGAAACTCGATCAAACAAGCTTTTTTGTTGAATATTAGATAGTAGGTTTCTTTTAAACTCTTTTAAATTTGATTCGTTTATTGTCTCCTGAGGCATTTCAATACTCGCTTTTTGTAACTCTTTGATTTCTTTTATTAGTAACTGATAATCAGAAAAATAAATCGGCATATCAGCTTCTTTAAAAGCTCCAATTCGTTGAGCTAAAGAATAGTTAATCGCAAATGGTTGTTTTACTTGCTGATTTTTATAAAGGTACAAGGCGTAGTTTTCCCACAATTCTCTTGGAAACTCGATTCCTTTTCTCTTTAACCATAACAATTCGTCTAAGCCAAAATCTACATTACTTAAACGATCCACTATTTCTTTAGCAACTTGCTGAGGGATATTTAAATGATCTTTAAAATGCTGAATGCCTAATCCCATCTTCTTGCCTGTTTCCTTTGATTTAACAATATATTGATACTTTAATCTGCGACCACACTGACAATATAATTGCTTTTCTTTTTGATGCGTCTCAGGGTAGCGCTCATCAATTCTTAAATCAACAAATTCCCAATCAGAAGCACTCAAATAACTGTCTTTAATAAACTCAGACCTAATTAAATATTTTCGATGTTCATCAATTAATGCTCGTTGGACCTTTGTTAATTTTGAATAGATTTCTGATCGTTCTTTCATTGTTAACGGCCTAAAGTCAACTAAGCCATATTCTTCACTAACTTGGGGTATTTCTGCTTTTTTATTTTTTTTATCCATACTAATACGTCCTTATCTGGCCTTTTTTATACGCGGTTCTCTTGTTTTGTGTTATATTTCATAAGCAAAATTTTTGTATTTCATTATGAATCTCGTTATGATGTACTCAATAAAAGATAGGTGGTTATAAAATGAAAATTGAATTTTTTCATGATGTCATTTGTAGCTTTTGTTTTCCCATGTCTTACCGTATGCGTCAGATTAAGGAAAGATATCCTAACGTTGAAATCATCCACCGCTCCTTTGCTTTAGCATGGGAAAGTAAGGATTTGGCTCAACAATTTGGAACAAGAGACAATGCCAAAATTGAAATACTGAAACACTGGGAACATGCCAACGAAAACGACGACTTACATCGTTTTAATATATCAGGAATGAAAGATACTCCTTTCCAATTTCCAACATCTAAACCAGGACTTTTGGCTGCGGCTGTGGCTAAAGAAATCGCTGGAGATGAGGCTTACTGGAATGTCTTTGATAAGCTTCAAGAAAAATTATTTGTAGAAAATAAAAATATAGAAGATCCTGAGGTTATTAAAGAAATTATCCAAAAAGAAGGAATTGATATAGCGACCTTTGAAGAGCTTTTCAATTCTGAAAAAACGATTGAAGCCATTAATAATGACCTTAAATTAGCCCAAAACTATAATATTCACGGCGCTCCTTTTCTTGTCATTAATGGAAAATACGGTATTAATGGTGCCCAATCTCTTGAAGTTATTCAAGAAACGATTGAAAAAATTGCCGAACAAGATCATGAACCTTTGATACTTGTAGAAAATGGTAGCACTTGCTCCCTTGATGCAAATGGAACCTGGGTCTGCGAATAACACATGAAAACCAGAATTAAATCGTTTTGATTTAATTCTGGTTATTTTTTAATTTAAAATCAACTGGTAAGCTTTTCTCTCACCATCTGGACAAGGTAAAACAATGTTTCCTTGATAAGAAAAACCAGATCGATCAATTACTTTTTGCATCCCTAAATTTAAGGGATGAGTATCCACTCTTAAATCTGAATGTCCTAGCATTTTTGAAAAAGAGATCAAATGCCCTAAAAAGAATTGGGACATTCCCTTTTGCTTGATTGATGTGGTGATAACAAACCGATGAATAGAAACATAATCAACGCCACCAAGCCATGAAGCATCTGTTATATCAGCATAGCCATCTTGCTCACCTGTAGTAATGGTTCCATAACCTACAATTTGATCAACTTCGATTAAAACATATCCTTCACCAATTCGAAGATCTTCTGTAAGAACTTCTTTATTTGGACCTTCATCATTGCGCCACTGGGGAACATTATTCTTAGCAAGTGTTTCTCTCCCATTTTGTACAACATTTAATATATCTTCTAAATCACTTATTTCGGCTTTTCTAACATAATATAACATATATTTCCTCCCTTTTACTTCTTTTTTTGTAAGTCTAATTCTAATGCTTTACAAATTAATTGTAAAATTATATGCTAAGACCATTAATAGGAGGTGATTGAGATGATACCGTCATCTTTAATCTTGACTCAAGGTAATTTTTATTAAAGATACTTTGAGCAACAACTTAAGATAAGTAGTTTGTTTTCCTCAGAGTATCTCAAACTCATGAGAAAGAAGGAAAAAACATGCTACAACCATATGAATATAACTATATTAAAGGACAAATCAGCCATCTGATTAATGTTTATAAAACAGTAAATGATAAAAGCGTCATTTTGACTATTCAAGAAACGGTGACTCAAAATATATCACCCTTCTTAGAGGAAGCTTTTTTGGCAGAAATTCAACCTATCTATCTAGATAAAACGTTAACTAACGCTAAAGCTGTTTCTCTATTTGAAACAATTGAAGCACAGATTTTACCTTTTAAGGAAGTTTCTGATAAGCAAATCGAGAAAGTCTTTCGAAAAGTTAAAAAAATCAAATATCCTAAATGGGATAGTATTAATTTAAAAGCAATAAATTACCTTGCTTGGGACGATATAGGCACCCAAAGAAAATATATTACCTTTTACCATGAGGAGCGTCTAACTGGTTGTTACGGTGTTATGTCCACAGACGTGATCAAAAACGTGTGTGCCATTTGCCATAAAATAGATAATGTTGCTATGTTTTTAACCACAACCCGAGTCGCTGGTGATGGTACTTATACTAAAAAAGGAAATTATATTTGTAAAGACAGCCAAAAATGTAACCAACAAATGGAAGACTTAGATCATTTACATGATTTCTACCACACAGTTACTAAATAGGAAGGAATGATTTTTTGATCCGCCAAACACATTCTAAAGATTATGAAACTATTTCAAAATTGACCATTGCAGCCTTTAAGACCACTGAATTTGGTTACCAAGGCGAAGCAGAATTAATCGAAAAGATTAGAAATGAAAAAGATTACGATACTGCTTATGAGCTTGTCGCACTAACAGATGAAAAAATCCTTGGACACGGACTATTAAGCCGTTGTTATATCGAGGATGACTCGACTCAACTAGCTGGACTCTCCTTAGCACCTTTGTCAGTGGATCCAGACTATCAAAAACAAGGGATTGGTTCAAAATTAATGCTATCCCTTGAAAAAGCAGCTAGCGAAAATGGTGAACCATTTATCGTTATTCTTGGACATCCTGAATACTATTCAAAATTCGGCTACACCCCAGCAAGCAACTTCAATGTCAAAGCACCGTTTGACGTTCCAGATGAATTCTTTATGATAAAAGAATTACAGAAAGACAGTCTGAATAATGTTTACGGTACAGTAAAGTATTCAAAAGCGTTTGAATAGAGTGAATTAAAAAGCGTTTTGCTCCAAGCATCTGGAGCAAATTAAAAATCATCAGATCCTTTTATTGGATCTGATGATTTTTTTAATTTATCTCATTTTTCTCCATTTTCTTTTCATATCTTCTAAACGTTAGTAGTGCTAGAATACTAAAAACGATTGGTCCTAAAATAGAAAAGAATGTTTCATCATACCTTCCGTGAAGTGCAGGTTCAATAATTGTAAAGACATTAGCAAATCCAATCACGAAAGTTACCATTGCCACAACATATTTGTAACCATTTTTTGATTTAAACATAATGAAAGGTTTTTCGATTTCTTCTTTCTTCTTAAAGCCATAAAAAGCAATCACGATGAACA
Coding sequences within it:
- the yjeM gene encoding glutamate/gamma-aminobutyrate family transporter YjeM, whose amino-acid sequence is MIFTSVFGFTNIIRAYYLMGYGSIIWYILAAVTFFLPFAFMLSEFGAAFKDSKGGIYSWMAESVNPKYAFVGTFMWYASYIVWMVNVGTGIWIPLSNGIFGVDKTQTMSFFGLNGVQSLGLLGIAWILLITFVSSKGLDKIKKVTSIGGTAVALINVVLILGGLLILGLNKGQMAEPLTAAAFTHSPNADYTSLISVFSFLVFAIFAYGGLEVVGGLVDETENAEVTFPKGVTISAIIIAVGYAVGIFIMGAFTNWTFAFTQFSKADITLGNVAYVAMNNMGYQLGLALNLSDATAVTIGMWVSRYMGLSMFLALTGAFFTLIFSPLKQLIEGTPKEVWPKSFSKRENGMPIVAMWVQAAIVIGIIFLVSFGGEGATEFFKILVAMTNVSMTVPYMFLALAFLGFKKKENIHKPFEIYKSKSFYKIAVFSVTFVVGFANVFTIINPAMNGNLKETIFSIMGPIFFGLLAYFMYSRYEKKNNIK
- a CDS encoding DsbA family oxidoreductase codes for the protein MKIEFFHDVICSFCFPMSYRMRQIKERYPNVEIIHRSFALAWESKDLAQQFGTRDNAKIEILKHWEHANENDDLHRFNISGMKDTPFQFPTSKPGLLAAAVAKEIAGDEAYWNVFDKLQEKLFVENKNIEDPEVIKEIIQKEGIDIATFEELFNSEKTIEAINNDLKLAQNYNIHGAPFLVINGKYGINGAQSLEVIQETIEKIAEQDHEPLILVENGSTCSLDANGTWVCE
- a CDS encoding GNAT family N-acetyltransferase, whose translation is MLYYVRKAEISDLEDILNVVQNGRETLAKNNVPQWRNDEGPNKEVLTEDLRIGEGYVLIEVDQIVGYGTITTGEQDGYADITDASWLGGVDYVSIHRFVITTSIKQKGMSQFFLGHLISFSKMLGHSDLRVDTHPLNLGMQKVIDRSGFSYQGNIVLPCPDGERKAYQLILN
- a CDS encoding FusB/FusC family EF-G-binding protein, with the translated sequence MLQPYEYNYIKGQISHLINVYKTVNDKSVILTIQETVTQNISPFLEEAFLAEIQPIYLDKTLTNAKAVSLFETIEAQILPFKEVSDKQIEKVFRKVKKIKYPKWDSINLKAINYLAWDDIGTQRKYITFYHEERLTGCYGVMSTDVIKNVCAICHKIDNVAMFLTTTRVAGDGTYTKKGNYICKDSQKCNQQMEDLDHLHDFYHTVTK
- a CDS encoding GNAT family N-acetyltransferase encodes the protein MIRQTHSKDYETISKLTIAAFKTTEFGYQGEAELIEKIRNEKDYDTAYELVALTDEKILGHGLLSRCYIEDDSTQLAGLSLAPLSVDPDYQKQGIGSKLMLSLEKAASENGEPFIVILGHPEYYSKFGYTPASNFNVKAPFDVPDEFFMIKELQKDSLNNVYGTVKYSKAFE